A part of Prionailurus viverrinus isolate Anna chromosome E1, UM_Priviv_1.0, whole genome shotgun sequence genomic DNA contains:
- the LOC125152051 gene encoding CMRF35-like molecule 1 isoform X2, with product MHGFLFFLFLFQLAGSSDISGPEAVRGLVGGSLTVQCHYVQTWKNSKKWWCRGANWGNCRILVKTDGSEQEVQTKNVSIKDNQKNLIFTVTMKKLKQTDANIYWCGIERYGIDLGVQVKVTVHPAPTTVSTTSSNATMSTTPAETKGPPTMTSHHYNGSADSINLSILLPLIFAVLLLLLVAASLLALRMMKQQKKGDAAAGGGPLLCKPDPTANRNLPRLLPEEGLHKALLLCPGKPAGSGLCHHGPLSEGEHFLCGSVLGAFGSGANL from the exons ATGCACGGGttcctgttcttccttttccttttccagcttGCAG GCTCATCTGATATCTCGGGTCCAGAAGCGGTCAGAGGCCTGGTGGGGGGCTCACTGACGGTGCAGTGTCACTATGTACAAACGTGGAAAAACAGCAAAAAGTGGTGGTGTCGAGGAGCCAACTGGGGAAACTGCCGTATCCTTGTTAAAACTGATGGGTCAGAGCAGGAGGTACAGACAAAAAATGTGTCCATCAAGGACAATCAGAAAAACCTCATTTTCACTGTGACCATGAAGAAGCTCAAGCAAACTGATGCAAATATTTACTGGTGTGGGATTGAGAGATATGGAATTGACCTTGGGGTCCAAGTCAAAGTGACCGTCCACCCAG CACCAACTACAGTGTCAACCACCAGCTCAAATGCCACCATGTCCACAACGCCAGCAGAGACCAAAGGCCCCCCGACTATGACCAGCCACCACTACAATGGCAG TGCTGACTCCATTAACCTCAGCATCCTGCTTCCCCTCATCTTTGCCGTGTTGCTGCTTCTCCTGGTGGCGGCCTCACTCTTGGCTTTGAgaatgatgaagcagcagaagaaaG GTGATGCAGCCGCTGGAGGGGGACCTCTGCTATGCAAACCTGACCCTACAGCCAACCGGAACCTCCCACGGCTCCTCCCAGAAGAAGGCCTGCACAAagccctcctcctctgccctggaAAACCAGCAGGAAGTGGATTATGTCACCATG